The following coding sequences are from one Mycolicibacterium aichiense window:
- a CDS encoding flavin reductase family protein — protein MTDLDVLAGSEAFEKVVGLLDYPMFVVTTRAGDHRAGCLVGFSSQVSIHPSRFLVGLSKKNHTYRVAADGATHLAVHLLAKEHRELARLFGSETGDRVDKFSRCRWHDGPEGLPVLADASAWFAGRILERFDLGDHVGHLVEPVAGAAPEELGNLVTFTDVKDLEPGHEA, from the coding sequence ATGACAGACCTTGATGTACTGGCTGGGTCCGAGGCGTTCGAGAAGGTGGTCGGGTTGTTGGACTATCCGATGTTCGTCGTGACGACCCGAGCCGGCGATCACCGCGCGGGTTGCCTGGTCGGCTTCAGCAGCCAGGTGTCGATTCATCCGTCCCGGTTCTTGGTCGGGCTGTCCAAGAAGAACCACACCTATCGGGTCGCCGCCGACGGTGCGACGCACCTTGCCGTGCACCTGCTGGCCAAGGAACACCGCGAACTGGCGCGGCTGTTCGGCAGTGAGACCGGCGACCGGGTGGACAAGTTCAGCCGCTGCCGGTGGCACGACGGGCCCGAAGGCCTGCCCGTCCTCGCCGACGCCTCGGCATGGTTCGCCGGCCGGATTCTCGAGCGCTTCGATCTGGGCGATCACGTCGGGCACCTGGTCGAACCGGTGGCCGGGGCGGCGCCCGAGGAACTCGGGAACCTCGTCACGTTCACTGACGTCAAGGATCTGGAGCCCGGCCACGAGGCCTGA
- a CDS encoding glycosyltransferase — protein MRVAQVANFYGPRSGGLRTAVDRLGAEYCAAGHEVFLIVPGPTATHTTLPSGVTRISVPARAIPFTGGYRAVMPAPVTTLLEQLAPNAIEVSDRFTLRSLGRWGARQGVTTVMISHERLDRLTGQIMPKRLARRIADLANRRTAANYDTVLCTTSFAREEFDRIGATNVMTVPLGVDLDMFHPRRFCTRTRNRWAAPGQVLLVHCGRLSVEKRADRSIDALAALRDSGVDARLVIAGDGPMRARLQRQAARLPVDFTGFIDSRNAVATLLASADVALAPGPHETFGLAALEALACGTPAVVSRTSALSEILTSDSGACADNDPHAIAAAVAGVIDRPEQQRRYCARRRAETFTWPRSAAGMLTALSGLAHGRDGNAVN, from the coding sequence ATGAGGGTCGCGCAGGTCGCGAACTTCTACGGCCCCCGGTCGGGCGGATTGCGTACGGCGGTCGACCGGCTGGGCGCGGAGTACTGCGCCGCCGGCCATGAGGTGTTCCTGATCGTGCCCGGACCGACGGCCACCCACACCACGCTGCCCAGTGGCGTCACCCGAATCTCGGTGCCCGCCAGAGCTATTCCGTTCACCGGCGGCTACCGCGCGGTGATGCCTGCGCCGGTGACCACACTGCTGGAGCAGTTGGCGCCAAATGCCATCGAGGTGTCGGACCGGTTCACCCTGCGCTCGCTGGGCCGGTGGGGTGCGCGACAGGGCGTCACCACCGTGATGATCTCGCATGAACGCCTGGATCGGCTGACCGGTCAGATCATGCCCAAGCGGCTGGCTCGCCGGATCGCCGACCTGGCGAACCGCCGCACCGCGGCGAACTACGACACGGTGCTGTGCACCACCAGTTTCGCCCGCGAAGAGTTCGACCGTATCGGCGCCACCAATGTGATGACGGTGCCGCTGGGTGTCGACCTGGACATGTTCCATCCCCGGCGGTTCTGCACGCGTACCCGCAATCGCTGGGCCGCCCCGGGGCAGGTGCTGCTGGTGCACTGCGGCCGGCTGTCGGTGGAGAAGCGCGCCGACCGGAGCATCGATGCGCTTGCCGCGCTACGTGATTCGGGTGTGGATGCCCGGCTGGTGATTGCCGGCGACGGGCCGATGCGGGCACGGCTGCAACGCCAGGCGGCGCGGCTGCCGGTGGATTTCACCGGCTTCATCGATTCGCGCAACGCCGTCGCCACCCTGTTGGCCTCCGCCGATGTGGCGCTCGCGCCCGGTCCGCACGAAACGTTCGGACTGGCCGCGCTGGAAGCACTTGCCTGCGGGACGCCGGCGGTCGTGTCGCGCACCTCCGCATTGTCCGAGATCCTCACTTCGGACAGCGGTGCCTGCGCCGACAATGATCCGCACGCGATCGCCGCGGCCGTCGCCGGGGTCATCGACCGCCCCGAGCAGCAGCGCCGGTATTGCGCCCGGCGGCGGGCCGAGACGTTCACCTGGCCGCGGTCGGCGGCGGGCATGCTGACGGCGCTGAGCGGTTTGGCCCATGGCCGCGACGGGAACGCCGTCAATTGA
- a CDS encoding N-acyl-D-amino-acid deacylase family protein produces MSYDTIIRNGRWFDGTGAPSGIRDIGIRDGRIAAVSLRPLDVTGCDDVVEAGGRWVLPGMVDVHTHYDVEVLGGPGLPESVRHGVTTVLLGSCSLSTIHVGGSDAGDLFGRVEAIPREHVVAAIDEAKTWTTAEGYVQALESRPLGPNIAAFIGHSDMRTAVMGLDRATRDDVRPSASQQAEMERMLAEALDAGFVGLSSQQLLFDKIDGETCRSRTLPSTYAKPRELRRLKSLLRKRGRVLQSGPDIQNPLNLISQVAQSIPVLRNQLKTSLLSAADVKANPFAIWIMGPLAKAANTFGGDFRWQHLPVPFEVYADGIDLVVFEEFGSGAAALHLRDEVERNALLADEEYRRRFRKDYDSKYGVRVWHRDFFDAEIVGCPDETVVGKSFGQVGVDRGGLHPVDAFLDLVLEHGTKLRWRTTISNHRPEVLKKLARDPGVQMGFSDAGAHLRNMAFYNYGLRLLRHVRDADRKGRPFMSVEQAVHRMTGELADWYQIDAGHLRVGDRADLVVINPKRLDSHLDDYAEQPVEQYAGLPRMVNRNNDAVDLVLIGGRAVVRDGEPTPVLGSERTGSFLRVGRATAAPATATTTTETELAHVN; encoded by the coding sequence GTGAGCTACGACACAATCATCCGCAACGGCCGATGGTTCGACGGAACGGGTGCCCCGTCCGGGATCCGGGACATCGGCATTCGCGACGGCCGCATCGCCGCGGTCAGCCTGCGCCCCCTCGACGTCACCGGCTGCGACGACGTCGTCGAAGCCGGCGGCAGGTGGGTGTTGCCGGGGATGGTCGACGTGCACACCCATTACGACGTCGAGGTGCTCGGCGGACCGGGCCTGCCGGAGTCGGTGCGGCACGGTGTCACCACCGTGCTGCTCGGTTCGTGCTCGCTGTCCACGATTCACGTCGGCGGCAGCGACGCCGGCGACCTGTTCGGCCGCGTCGAGGCGATTCCGCGCGAGCACGTCGTCGCAGCAATCGACGAGGCCAAGACCTGGACCACTGCCGAGGGCTACGTCCAGGCGCTCGAGTCACGTCCCCTGGGGCCCAACATCGCGGCGTTCATCGGTCACTCCGACATGCGGACCGCGGTCATGGGATTGGACCGTGCGACCCGAGACGATGTGCGGCCCAGCGCCTCTCAGCAAGCCGAGATGGAACGCATGCTCGCCGAAGCGCTGGACGCCGGATTCGTCGGGTTGTCGTCCCAGCAGTTGCTGTTCGACAAGATCGACGGCGAGACCTGCCGGTCGCGCACACTCCCGTCGACCTACGCCAAGCCCCGCGAGCTCCGCCGGCTCAAGTCGCTGTTGCGCAAGCGCGGCCGCGTGCTGCAGTCCGGACCGGACATCCAGAATCCGCTGAACCTCATTTCCCAAGTGGCACAGTCGATTCCGGTGTTGCGCAACCAGCTGAAGACGAGCCTGCTTTCGGCTGCCGATGTCAAGGCCAATCCGTTCGCGATCTGGATCATGGGCCCGCTGGCCAAAGCGGCGAACACCTTCGGCGGCGACTTCCGCTGGCAGCACCTGCCGGTGCCGTTCGAGGTGTACGCCGACGGGATCGACCTGGTGGTGTTCGAGGAGTTCGGCTCGGGTGCGGCCGCGCTGCACCTGCGCGACGAGGTCGAGCGCAACGCCCTGCTGGCCGACGAGGAGTACCGGCGCCGGTTCCGCAAGGACTATGACTCCAAGTACGGGGTGCGGGTGTGGCACCGCGACTTCTTCGACGCCGAGATCGTCGGCTGCCCCGACGAGACGGTGGTCGGCAAGTCCTTCGGTCAGGTCGGCGTGGACCGGGGCGGACTGCATCCGGTGGACGCGTTCCTCGACCTGGTCCTCGAGCACGGCACCAAGCTGCGCTGGCGCACCACGATCTCCAACCACCGGCCCGAGGTGCTCAAGAAACTCGCCCGCGACCCCGGGGTCCAGATGGGCTTCTCCGATGCCGGTGCACACCTGCGCAACATGGCGTTCTACAACTACGGTCTGCGGCTGTTGCGTCATGTGCGCGACGCCGACCGCAAGGGCCGACCGTTCATGTCGGTGGAGCAGGCCGTGCACCGGATGACCGGTGAGCTGGCCGACTGGTACCAGATCGACGCCGGCCACCTTCGGGTCGGTGATCGGGCCGATCTGGTGGTGATCAATCCCAAGCGTCTCGACAGCCACCTCGACGACTACGCCGAGCAACCTGTCGAGCAGTACGCCGGCCTGCCCCGAATGGTCAACCGCAACAACGACGCCGTCGATCTGGTCCTGATCGGCGGGCGCGCGGTGGTCCGGGACGGCGAACCGACGCCCGTACTGGGGTCCGAGCGGACCGGTAGCTTCCTGCGGGTCGGCCGGGCGACCGCGGCACCCGCAACGGCGACGACCACCACGGAAACGGAGCTCGCGCATGTCAATTGA
- a CDS encoding nuclear transport factor 2 family protein, which yields MSIDTSAVPTDVAATVLGMWKALSNRDWETLKTFLSDDCIYVDMPVGPIAAARGPEDIVKRLKIGLEPLAGYENHDGVLVSNGVDTMYEHSETWTFPTGEQGVLRFVTVHKVADGKITLWKDYWDMNGLTSFAPPTWLEDLASADMSWMFDATGLI from the coding sequence ATGTCAATTGACACTTCGGCGGTACCCACGGATGTGGCTGCGACCGTGTTGGGCATGTGGAAGGCACTGTCGAACCGCGACTGGGAGACGCTGAAGACGTTCCTGTCCGACGACTGCATCTACGTCGACATGCCGGTCGGTCCGATCGCGGCCGCGCGCGGTCCCGAGGATATCGTCAAGCGGCTCAAGATCGGGCTCGAGCCGCTGGCCGGCTACGAGAACCATGACGGCGTGCTGGTGAGCAACGGCGTGGACACCATGTACGAGCACTCCGAGACGTGGACATTCCCGACCGGCGAGCAGGGCGTGCTGCGCTTTGTCACGGTGCACAAGGTTGCCGACGGCAAGATCACGCTGTGGAAGGACTACTGGGACATGAACGGGCTGACCAGCTTCGCCCCGCCGACCTGGCTCGAAGACCTGGCGAGCGCCGACATGTCGTGGATGTTCGACGCAACCGGCCTGATCTGA
- a CDS encoding dienelactone hydrolase family protein, translating to MTPLQRYIAEEIATDHVDGLLSRREALRRLALLGVSTAAASALIAACSGDKPKAATSSPTPSASASTSASPPPGMATALPTEPITWTGPHGQLQGAWAQAASPRGGVLVIHENKGLNDWVRTVAGRLAGIGYSALAIDLLSEEGGTATFTDPAAATAALGTVAPERFVADLRSGLDEVAHRTPGEKLAVVGFCFGGGLVWRLLAAGESRLAAAVPFYGPLPDNPTFTGSKNAAVLGLYGALDQRVTSSEPAAKAALDQAGLVNDLIVEPDADHAFFNDSGPRYNPVAAADAWTRVQDWFTRYLA from the coding sequence GTGACTCCATTGCAGCGCTACATCGCCGAAGAGATTGCCACGGATCACGTCGACGGCCTGCTGAGCCGCCGCGAAGCGCTGCGGCGGCTGGCGCTGCTGGGGGTAAGCACCGCAGCTGCAAGCGCGCTGATCGCCGCGTGCTCCGGCGACAAACCCAAGGCCGCGACGTCGTCGCCGACACCGTCGGCCTCCGCGTCGACGTCCGCGTCACCCCCGCCCGGTATGGCCACGGCGCTGCCCACCGAACCCATCACCTGGACCGGCCCGCACGGGCAGCTACAGGGCGCCTGGGCGCAGGCGGCCAGCCCACGCGGAGGCGTGCTGGTCATCCACGAGAACAAGGGCCTCAACGACTGGGTGCGCACCGTCGCCGGCCGGCTGGCCGGGATCGGGTACTCCGCGCTGGCCATCGACCTGCTCTCCGAGGAGGGCGGCACCGCCACGTTCACCGACCCCGCTGCCGCGACCGCCGCACTGGGCACCGTTGCACCCGAGCGCTTCGTCGCCGACCTGCGGTCCGGACTCGATGAAGTGGCGCACCGGACACCCGGGGAGAAGCTCGCCGTCGTCGGCTTCTGCTTCGGTGGCGGCCTGGTGTGGCGGCTGCTGGCCGCCGGTGAGTCCCGGCTGGCCGCCGCCGTGCCGTTTTACGGTCCGCTGCCCGACAATCCGACTTTCACCGGCTCGAAGAATGCGGCAGTACTGGGCTTGTACGGTGCCCTCGACCAACGGGTCACGTCCTCGGAGCCCGCCGCCAAGGCGGCGCTCGATCAGGCCGGCCTCGTCAACGACCTGATCGTCGAGCCCGACGCCGACCACGCGTTCTTCAACGACAGCGGTCCGCGCTACAACCCGGTCGCGGCCGCCGACGCATGGACACGGGTGCAGGACTGGTTCACCCGCTATCTGGCTTAG
- a CDS encoding cytochrome P450, translating into MKQRVHWLVMHGVIRAAAGVAARRGDPQARMAFDPAVRTDPVSFFEEMRPQGPMLPTRLGYLTLDHAVAHELLRSDDFRVIILGGNLPKPLRWVERHTRDDLLHPLRPPSLLAVEPPEHTRYRKTVSSVFTSRAVTALRDRVEDTAADLLDQLTDGPGVVDIVERYCAQLPVSVIGDILGVPEADRPRILEFGELAAPSLDVGLPWSQYLRVQKGLAGFNLWLSAHLRALREHPGDDLMSQLIAASDEGRHLDESELAGVAGLVLAAGFETTVNLLGNGIRLLLNSPDQLARLQEDPSLWPGAVEEILRLESPVQLSARIALRDTEVAGTTVRAGEMVAIYLAAANRDPAVFEDPHRFDVSRPNAGKHLAFSGGRHFCLGAALARAEGEVGLRRFFTHFPEAQLAGLGSRRDTRVLRGWAELPVSLGAPGLIPSRD; encoded by the coding sequence ATGAAGCAGCGGGTGCACTGGTTGGTGATGCACGGCGTGATCCGAGCGGCGGCCGGTGTGGCGGCGCGTCGCGGCGACCCGCAGGCCCGGATGGCGTTCGACCCGGCGGTGCGCACCGACCCGGTCTCGTTCTTCGAAGAGATGCGTCCGCAGGGTCCGATGCTTCCCACTCGGCTGGGTTATCTGACCCTTGACCACGCGGTGGCCCACGAACTGCTGCGCTCCGACGACTTCCGGGTGATCATCCTCGGCGGCAACCTGCCCAAGCCGCTGCGCTGGGTGGAGCGGCACACCCGCGACGACCTACTGCATCCGCTGCGGCCGCCGTCCCTGCTGGCGGTGGAGCCGCCCGAGCACACCCGCTACCGCAAGACGGTCTCGTCGGTGTTCACCTCGCGCGCGGTGACCGCCCTGCGCGACCGGGTCGAGGACACCGCGGCCGATCTGCTCGACCAGCTCACCGACGGTCCCGGTGTCGTCGACATCGTCGAGCGATACTGCGCGCAGTTGCCCGTTTCGGTGATCGGCGACATCCTCGGGGTCCCGGAAGCCGACCGGCCGCGGATCCTCGAGTTCGGCGAGCTCGCCGCGCCGAGCCTGGATGTCGGGTTGCCCTGGTCGCAATACCTGCGGGTGCAGAAGGGCCTCGCCGGATTCAACCTGTGGCTGTCCGCGCACTTACGGGCGCTGCGGGAGCATCCCGGCGACGACCTGATGAGCCAGCTGATCGCCGCCTCGGACGAGGGTCGGCACCTCGATGAGAGCGAGCTGGCCGGCGTCGCCGGACTGGTGCTCGCCGCCGGGTTCGAAACCACAGTCAACCTGCTGGGCAACGGGATTCGGTTGCTCCTCAACTCCCCAGACCAACTCGCGCGGCTGCAGGAGGATCCGTCGCTGTGGCCGGGCGCGGTCGAAGAGATCCTGCGCCTGGAGTCACCGGTGCAACTGTCGGCGCGGATTGCCCTGCGAGACACCGAGGTGGCCGGCACCACGGTTCGGGCGGGCGAGATGGTGGCGATCTACCTCGCCGCCGCCAACCGCGACCCGGCGGTGTTCGAGGATCCCCACCGCTTCGACGTCAGCCGGCCGAATGCCGGTAAACACCTTGCCTTTTCGGGTGGTCGGCACTTCTGCCTCGGTGCGGCGCTGGCGCGGGCCGAGGGCGAGGTGGGGCTGCGACGCTTCTTCACGCACTTCCCCGAGGCCCAGCTGGCCGGGCTCGGCAGCCGCCGCGACACCCGGGTGTTGCGCGGGTGGGCCGAGCTACCGGTCAGCCTCGGCGCGCCCGGCCTGATCCCCTCGCGCGACTGA
- a CDS encoding SDR family oxidoreductase — translation MTSDAVLTGRIAVVAGATRGAGRGIAAALGEAGATVICTGRSSVTGRGGSDYDRPETIEGTAALVDDLGGTGVAIQVDHLDPEQVGGLADRIRSEFGHIDVLVNDIWGAEILKGEPPQWNRPIWELDIADGLRILRLGIDTHLITSHALLPLMVGRPGGLLIEMTDGTAEYNAANYRISVFYDAVKSAVNRMAFALGHELTPYGATAVAVTPGWMRSEIMLEHFGVAEENWRLALEDDRADGGPTAPPGFAESETPRYVGRAIAAIAADEDRSRWHQRSVSAGDLARAYGFVDVDGRQPDAWAHME, via the coding sequence ATGACATCAGACGCCGTATTGACCGGCCGGATCGCGGTGGTGGCCGGCGCCACCCGGGGCGCCGGGCGCGGAATAGCCGCCGCGCTCGGCGAGGCAGGCGCGACTGTCATCTGCACCGGCCGCAGCAGTGTCACCGGGCGCGGCGGGTCCGACTATGACCGGCCGGAGACCATCGAAGGCACGGCCGCGCTGGTCGACGACCTCGGCGGCACCGGTGTGGCGATCCAGGTCGATCACCTGGACCCCGAGCAGGTCGGTGGCTTGGCCGACCGAATCCGGTCGGAGTTCGGCCACATCGATGTGCTGGTCAACGACATCTGGGGTGCCGAGATCCTCAAGGGTGAGCCGCCGCAGTGGAACCGCCCGATCTGGGAACTCGACATCGCCGACGGGCTGCGCATCCTCCGTCTGGGCATCGACACCCACCTGATCACCTCGCACGCCCTGCTGCCGCTGATGGTCGGGCGACCAGGTGGCCTCCTGATCGAAATGACCGATGGCACAGCGGAATACAACGCGGCGAACTACCGCATTTCGGTGTTCTACGATGCGGTCAAGTCTGCGGTCAACCGGATGGCGTTCGCGCTGGGCCATGAGTTGACCCCGTACGGCGCGACGGCCGTCGCCGTCACACCAGGCTGGATGCGCTCGGAAATCATGCTCGAGCACTTCGGGGTCGCCGAGGAGAACTGGCGGCTGGCGCTGGAGGATGACCGCGCCGACGGCGGCCCGACCGCACCGCCCGGGTTCGCGGAATCGGAAACGCCCCGGTATGTCGGCCGCGCGATCGCGGCGATCGCCGCGGACGAGGACAGGTCGCGCTGGCATCAGCGGTCGGTGTCCGCGGGCGATCTGGCACGCGCGTACGGCTTCGTCGATGTCGACGGGCGGCAACCGGACGCGTGGGCACACATGGAGTAA